The Apium graveolens cultivar Ventura chromosome 6, ASM990537v1, whole genome shotgun sequence genome contains a region encoding:
- the LOC141667645 gene encoding chorismate mutase 2, whose translation MGSCNPITTMKSLNLDAIRESLIRQEDTIIFSLIERSKFPINSPVYSPSLASTLSSSKSLLHFFVHQSEAIQSQVGRYESPEEHPFFPDNLPSSLLPQYNHPQILHPTAAAININETIWDVYVNQLLPLFTTEGDDGNYVPTATSDLQCLQAISRRIHYGKFVAEVKYLDAPEDYGPAIHAQDRDALMELLTFENVEEMLKRRVEKKARVFAQEVTLSDMDKEEKYKIDPSLLPRLYGEWIMPLTKLVEVEYLLKRLD comes from the exons ATGGGGTCTTGTAATCCAATCACAACCATGAAATCACTTAATCTTGATGCCATTAGAGAGAGTTTGATCAGACAAGAAGACACCATTATATTTTCCCTTATCGAAAGATCTAAATTTCCCATTAATTCCCCTGTTTATTCACCTTCCTTAGCCTCCACTCTTTCCTCTTCTAAATCTCTCCTTCACTTTTTTGTTCACCAGTCAGAAGCCATTCAGTCCCAG GTTGGCAGATATGAAAGTCCAGAAGAACATCCTTTCTTCCCAGATAATTTGCCATCATCGTTGCTGCCACAGTACAATCATCCCCAG ATTTTGCATCCTACTGCTGCTGCCATCAATATAAATGAGACTATCTGGGATGTGTATGTCAATCAATTGCTTCCATTGTTCACTACCGAGGGTGATGATGGCAATTATGTGCCAACTGCAACTTCTGATCTTCAGTGCTTGCAG GCCATCTCGAGAAGAATTCACTACGGAAAGTTTGTAGCTGAGGTGAAATATCTCGATGCCCCAGAAGACTATGGACCTGCAATTCATGCTCAG GATAGAGATGCTTTAATGGAACTTTTGACGTTTGAGAATGTAGAAGAGATGCTTAAGAGGAGGGTGGAGAAGAAAGCCAGGGTTTTTGCTCAAGAAGTGACTCTCAGTGACATGGATAAGGAAGAGAAGTACAAGATTGACCCTTCTCTGCTTCCTCGCCTCTACGGGGAATGGATTATGCCGTTAACTAAACTTGTTGAAGTTGAGTACCTTCTAAAACGACTTGATTGA